The Pseudofrankia inefficax genome window below encodes:
- a CDS encoding amidohydrolase family protein — protein sequence MTEHEESPILIRGVRLIDGPALSHRTSVLIDGARIVAIGPDLSASGRQVVDGADGVLMPGLIDAHVHLHGEENLEQLARAGVTTALDMACWPRELVDELRGRPGLTDIRSAGVPATSPGSAHSRIPGRPQAALVSGPADAEAFVRDRLADGSDYIKLIADLPGLDQPTLDALVAAARRQGRLTVAHAVRLISYQMALAAGADVLTHVPLDTVLDEATVTAIAERDRVVVPTLTMMDAVATRFFGHGADGADGARGEAAAPPGPGYHNARHSVGLLHRAGVPILAGTDANATVGVPANISHGPSLHRELELLVRAGLSPRDAIAAATSLPAKHFGLSDRGAIRPGLRADLVLIAGDPLADITDSRRVERVWCAGIPATTS from the coding sequence ATGACCGAGCACGAGGAAAGCCCGATCCTGATCCGCGGGGTCCGCCTCATCGACGGGCCCGCGCTCAGCCACCGCACGTCGGTTCTCATCGACGGCGCGCGGATCGTCGCGATCGGGCCCGACCTGAGCGCCTCGGGCCGGCAGGTCGTCGACGGCGCGGACGGTGTCCTGATGCCCGGCCTCATCGACGCCCACGTGCATCTACACGGCGAGGAGAACCTCGAACAGCTCGCCCGCGCCGGGGTGACCACCGCCCTGGACATGGCCTGCTGGCCGCGGGAGCTCGTCGACGAGTTACGCGGCCGTCCCGGGCTCACCGACATCCGCAGCGCCGGAGTCCCGGCCACGTCGCCGGGCTCGGCCCACAGCAGGATTCCCGGGCGCCCGCAGGCCGCGCTCGTCAGCGGCCCGGCGGACGCCGAGGCCTTCGTCCGGGACAGGCTCGCCGACGGCTCGGACTACATCAAGCTGATCGCCGACCTGCCGGGGCTCGACCAGCCCACACTCGACGCGCTCGTCGCCGCGGCACGACGCCAGGGCCGGCTGACGGTTGCCCACGCCGTCAGGCTGATCTCCTACCAGATGGCGCTGGCCGCGGGCGCCGACGTGCTCACCCACGTTCCGCTGGACACCGTCCTCGACGAGGCGACCGTCACGGCCATCGCCGAGCGGGACCGCGTCGTGGTGCCGACGTTGACGATGATGGACGCCGTCGCCACCAGGTTCTTCGGCCACGGGGCGGACGGCGCCGACGGGGCGCGGGGAGAGGCCGCCGCGCCGCCCGGGCCTGGCTACCACAACGCGCGGCACTCGGTCGGCCTGCTGCACCGGGCGGGCGTGCCGATCCTCGCCGGCACCGACGCCAACGCCACGGTCGGCGTCCCGGCCAACATCAGCCACGGGCCGAGCCTGCACCGTGAGCTCGAACTGCTGGTGCGGGCCGGGCTGTCTCCTCGGGACGCGATCGCGGCCGCCACGTCTTTGCCGGCCAAGCACTTCGGGCTCTCCGACCGCGGTGCCATCCGCCCTGGCCTGCGGGCGGACCTGGTGCTGATCGCCGGCGACCCACTCGCCGATATCACCGACAGCCGCCGCGTCGAGCGCGTGTGGTGTGCCGGCATCCCCGCCACGACCAGCTGA
- a CDS encoding aldehyde dehydrogenase family protein, protein MTSLAARPAITTTTHFINGAWSEPGGPTFPDYNPFDDQVVAEIAAGGPAEAEAAVAAAHAAFPGWAATAPAERQRLFLKAADITERRRAEIVHILAVESGCSAPFAHFQVQWSVNLLRQAANWGYLPVGEVLPSDTPGRFAMAVRKPLGVVAGFTPWNGAFNLAWRTIALPMAFGNTVVIKPSEEAPVSAGLLHAEIAAEAGFPAGSLNVVVHAPGDAAAISEVFMASPAVRCINFTGSASTARILAERAGRALKPIVLELGGYNPMIVLADADLAHAVDATVFGAFFHQGQICLCTRKVLVERPLHDAFLDALAARTAALSCGDPTKASTVIGPLINDRAVRQVAARVEEAIARGARVVTGAASHGRVYEPTILADVPRDAVVALGSEETFGPVLVVEAVEDAEEALERAQATPYGLSAAIMTGDQDRGLDLAQRFDTGIVHVNAPTLVGEPSLPNGGVKDSGWGRSGHYAREDFTEIRLTTLNHGAGRYPI, encoded by the coding sequence ATGACCAGCCTCGCCGCACGCCCAGCGATCACCACGACCACGCACTTCATCAACGGGGCGTGGTCAGAGCCCGGTGGCCCGACGTTCCCGGACTACAACCCGTTCGACGACCAGGTCGTGGCGGAGATCGCCGCCGGCGGACCGGCCGAGGCGGAGGCCGCCGTGGCCGCCGCGCACGCCGCGTTCCCGGGTTGGGCCGCGACGGCTCCGGCCGAGCGCCAGCGTCTGTTCCTCAAGGCCGCCGACATCACCGAGCGGCGGCGAGCCGAGATCGTGCACATCCTGGCCGTCGAGTCGGGCTGTAGCGCCCCGTTCGCCCACTTCCAGGTGCAGTGGTCGGTGAACCTACTGCGGCAGGCGGCCAACTGGGGCTACCTGCCCGTCGGCGAGGTCCTGCCGAGCGACACCCCCGGCCGGTTCGCGATGGCGGTGCGCAAGCCGCTCGGCGTCGTCGCCGGCTTCACGCCCTGGAACGGCGCCTTCAACCTGGCCTGGCGCACCATCGCCCTGCCGATGGCCTTCGGCAACACCGTGGTCATCAAGCCCTCCGAGGAGGCACCGGTCTCCGCCGGCCTGCTGCACGCCGAGATAGCGGCCGAGGCCGGCTTCCCCGCCGGCTCCCTGAACGTGGTCGTGCACGCCCCCGGCGACGCCGCCGCGATCAGCGAGGTCTTCATGGCCAGCCCGGCCGTTCGCTGCATCAACTTCACCGGCTCCGCCTCGACCGCCCGCATCCTCGCCGAGCGGGCCGGGCGCGCGCTCAAGCCGATCGTCCTGGAGCTGGGCGGCTACAACCCGATGATCGTGTTAGCCGACGCCGACCTGGCCCACGCCGTCGACGCGACGGTCTTCGGCGCCTTCTTCCACCAGGGGCAGATCTGCCTGTGCACCAGGAAGGTGCTGGTCGAACGGCCCCTTCACGACGCGTTCCTCGACGCGCTCGCCGCCCGGACCGCCGCCCTCAGCTGCGGCGATCCCACCAAGGCGAGCACGGTGATCGGGCCGCTGATCAACGACCGCGCGGTCAGGCAGGTCGCCGCACGGGTCGAGGAGGCGATCGCCCGCGGCGCCCGGGTCGTCACCGGAGCCGCGTCCCATGGTCGCGTGTACGAGCCGACGATCCTGGCCGACGTCCCCCGCGACGCGGTGGTGGCCCTCGGCAGCGAGGAGACGTTCGGCCCGGTGCTCGTCGTCGAGGCGGTCGAGGACGCCGAGGAGGCCCTGGAGCGCGCGCAGGCCACCCCGTACGGGCTGAGCGCCGCGATCATGACCGGCGACCAGGACCGCGGGCTCGACCTGGCTCAGCGCTTCGACACCGGGATCGTCCACGTCAACGCGCCGACGCTGGTGGGTGAGCCGTCCCTGCCCAACGGCGGCGTGAAGGACAGCGGCTGGGGCCGCTCCGGGCATTACGCGCGGGAGGACTTCACCGAGATCCGGCTCACCACGCTCAACCACGGCGCCGGCCGGTACCCGATCTGA
- a CDS encoding amidohydrolase family protein, whose protein sequence is MKIIALEEHTFPRDILSAAGLDLGSRAGRKAAELDDLGEGRLKTMDAAGVDVQVLSALAHIVQQLEPASSVAVSQALNDRMAATVQAHPERFRAFATLPISAPEQAVAELRRAVDELGFVGTMIHGQTNGVFLDHPSMEPVLACAERLGVPIYLHPAPPPPAVQDAYYSGLPADLAAALSTAGWGWHAECGLHVLRMIVAGVFERHPALEVIVGHMGEGLPFSLARADDMLSPLLKGQTPVAETAQRNLYITTSAYTTVAPLQCALTVLGADRILFSVDHPFADSAQGTAFLLSAPLSPADREKIAHGNAERVLGL, encoded by the coding sequence GTGAAGATCATCGCTCTGGAAGAGCACACATTTCCGCGCGACATCCTTTCCGCCGCCGGGCTCGACCTGGGCAGTCGCGCCGGCCGCAAGGCCGCCGAGCTCGACGATCTGGGCGAGGGCCGGCTGAAGACGATGGACGCCGCCGGCGTCGACGTTCAGGTGCTCTCTGCGTTGGCGCACATCGTGCAGCAGCTTGAGCCGGCCAGCTCCGTCGCCGTCTCCCAGGCCCTCAACGACCGGATGGCGGCGACCGTCCAGGCACACCCCGAGCGGTTCCGGGCTTTCGCCACCCTGCCGATCTCGGCCCCAGAGCAGGCCGTCGCCGAGCTTCGCCGCGCGGTCGACGAGCTGGGCTTCGTGGGGACGATGATCCACGGCCAGACCAACGGCGTCTTCCTCGACCACCCGTCGATGGAGCCCGTCCTGGCCTGCGCGGAGCGGCTCGGCGTGCCGATCTACCTGCATCCGGCCCCGCCGCCGCCGGCCGTGCAGGACGCGTACTACTCCGGGCTGCCGGCCGACCTCGCCGCGGCGCTCTCGACAGCGGGCTGGGGGTGGCACGCCGAGTGCGGGCTGCACGTCCTGCGGATGATCGTCGCGGGGGTGTTCGAGCGGCACCCCGCGCTGGAGGTGATCGTGGGGCACATGGGCGAGGGCCTGCCGTTCTCCCTGGCCAGGGCGGACGACATGCTCAGCCCGCTGCTCAAGGGCCAGACGCCGGTCGCCGAGACCGCCCAGCGCAACCTCTACATCACGACCTCCGCGTACACCACGGTCGCTCCGCTGCAGTGCGCGCTGACGGTGCTGGGCGCCGACCGCATCCTGTTCTCGGTCGATCACCCGTTCGCCGACAGCGCGCAGGGGACCGCCTTCCTGCTGAGCGCGCCGCTGAGCCCGGCCGACCGAGAGAAGATCGCGCACGGCAACGCGGAGCGGGTGCTCGGGCTCTGA
- a CDS encoding GntR family transcriptional regulator, which yields MASPAEVRPIESRTVGDLVTTELRRSILTGALPPGQSFSLRELASRLDVSFIPVREALRNLESEGLVVIRPGRSVTIAPIDFDDLHAIYRLRRLLEPDLARRSCTRISDAELTRLERDAADFGDPDRSMDAIYDAHRDFHLALFGSAATAWDVRVLTTLWRAAERYIRIGFGLLDPDPEEHHRRRHAHESLLSVYRRRDPDAAARAVDEHLDHNEKMAGAALGTAAAGLQARETAG from the coding sequence ATGGCATCCCCGGCGGAGGTCCGTCCCATCGAGTCACGCACCGTCGGCGACCTCGTCACCACCGAGCTGCGGCGCTCGATCCTGACCGGAGCGCTGCCTCCGGGCCAGAGCTTCTCGCTCCGCGAGCTCGCCAGCCGCCTCGACGTCAGCTTCATCCCAGTCCGCGAGGCGCTGCGCAACCTCGAAAGCGAAGGACTGGTGGTGATCCGCCCCGGCCGCAGCGTCACCATCGCGCCGATCGACTTCGACGACCTGCACGCCATCTACCGGCTGCGCCGGCTGCTCGAACCCGACCTCGCGCGCCGCTCCTGCACCCGGATCTCCGACGCGGAGCTCACCCGGCTCGAGCGCGACGCCGCCGATTTCGGTGACCCGGACCGGAGCATGGACGCGATCTACGACGCGCACCGCGACTTCCATCTCGCGCTGTTCGGGTCCGCCGCCACGGCCTGGGACGTCCGGGTGCTGACCACCCTCTGGCGGGCCGCGGAGCGCTACATCCGCATCGGTTTCGGCCTGCTCGACCCGGACCCGGAGGAGCATCACCGCCGGCGGCACGCCCACGAGAGCCTGCTGAGCGTCTACCGGCGCCGGGACCCGGACGCGGCGGCCCGAGCCGTCGACGAGCACCTCGACCACAACGAGAAGATGGCCGGGGCAGCCCTCGGGACCGCGGCCGCGGGTCTCCAGGCACGCGAGACGGCGGGCTGA